In one window of Paraflavitalea soli DNA:
- a CDS encoding hybrid sensor histidine kinase/response regulator transcription factor, translating into MSGLNRYDGYSCRVFRKDYNDSTSLLDNNIFSIYELPNRKLWLLTMGGACIYNSSTEKFDVDYNGYLQSLGLPSGTITSIVKGYNGRYWFLYDNLDLYLYEGGAEKIRPFRKKQDFNDPGKITSLKETKDGKIWLVYEQGFLQEYDIKSNKVIFSSTAFQNLNKGNGPYNLIIDNDGDIWLWGLNNGVFLFQPPGNSIRQFNENTFPSKLNANLVSQVVQDNKGLIWVATDHGGVTLIDKKGNFNTSYLVNDPKDPRSLGQNSITSMYNDGNGIIWLGTYKQGVSYSNSNIVMFPLYRHQESNVKSLPYDDVNRFAEDKSGNIWIGTNGGGLIYFDRKLKTFKQYLHDPHNKNSLSSNVIVSLCIDHENILWIGTYFGGLNSFDGKQFTHYRHSDNDSFSLANDNVWEIFEDREQHLWIGTLGSGLDIFDRTTNRFIHKPYKGGVQNAFPFDYVSAILQDKKGNLWVGSSGGIVVFEKDKSNQAINQDAVIRNGLSNKSVICFMEDSKGRIWAGTREGLNLYNEQTKRFQSFTTADGLPDNMILNILEDSHQTLWISTPNGLCNIIPKQDKAGLVFSAISYDETNNLQNREFNDNAALRTSAGELIFGGPSGFNIINPSTIKQAFYRPTIILTGLQILNNTIEPGELINNRVLLQQSLSRLESIDLKYKENVFSVEFASLDFGHSARNKYAYMLERFNSDWLYVDGTQRRVTYTNLNPGHYVLKVKVLSGDGLWSDVKALQINIEPPFWRTPVAYIIYVLIGAGLFLLARRITLDRIHMRYEMRQQRREAERANALEQLKTKFFTNVSHEFRTPLSLIIAPLDKIIKQATDEDQKKQLNLVQRNAKRLLNLVNQLLDFRKMEVQEIKLHPAIGDIIGFSKDISHSFSDIAEKKGIQFSFSANIDKLEIYFDKDKMEKILFNLLSNAFKYTADNGMVSVHLLYNLPVNEEGDGSLAIEVKDTGIGIPADQHDKIFERFFQTDVPADMVNQGTGIGLAITKEFVKLHSGIITVKSEPEKGTCFTVLLPAKKIGESLTRSTTQPIPAGETEELLLEESQKSGKRKTILLVEDNEDLRFYLKDNLKAQYHVEEAVNGKEGWEKVKLLNPDLVVSDIMMPLMDGVDLARKIKTETLTAHIPVILLTAMGSEEKQLEGLKVGVNDYITKPFTFEILASRIRNLLTQQMILQKRFRTQIDVNPSEITVTSVDEKFLQQALELVEKHMDNPAFSVEEFSRDMFMNRVTLYRKIHSLTGKSPLEFIRSIRLKRAARLLDKSGLSVAEIAYEVGFNNPKVFTKSFKEEFKITPSQYAANKNDQGA; encoded by the coding sequence ATGTCAGGCCTCAACCGCTATGATGGGTATTCCTGCCGGGTATTCCGTAAAGATTATAATGACAGCACTTCGTTGTTGGATAACAATATCTTTTCGATCTATGAACTTCCCAACAGAAAGTTATGGCTTTTGACAATGGGAGGAGCGTGTATTTATAATTCGTCTACCGAAAAATTTGATGTTGACTATAACGGCTATTTACAATCGCTTGGTTTGCCCTCCGGTACAATAACCAGTATTGTAAAAGGGTACAATGGACGGTATTGGTTCCTTTATGATAATCTTGACTTGTACCTGTATGAGGGTGGGGCCGAAAAAATAAGGCCTTTCAGGAAAAAACAGGACTTTAACGATCCGGGGAAAATTACTTCTCTAAAAGAAACAAAAGATGGGAAGATATGGCTGGTGTATGAGCAAGGTTTTTTGCAGGAGTATGATATCAAATCAAACAAGGTCATTTTTTCCAGTACCGCGTTTCAAAACCTGAACAAAGGAAACGGACCTTATAACCTTATTATAGATAATGATGGCGATATCTGGCTATGGGGCCTTAATAATGGGGTCTTTCTTTTTCAACCACCCGGGAATTCTATCAGACAGTTTAATGAAAATACTTTTCCATCTAAACTGAACGCAAACCTGGTGAGTCAGGTCGTTCAGGATAACAAGGGTTTGATCTGGGTGGCAACAGACCATGGCGGTGTAACGCTGATCGATAAAAAAGGCAATTTCAACACCAGTTATCTTGTCAATGATCCTAAAGACCCGCGTAGCCTTGGTCAAAACAGTATAACCTCCATGTATAATGACGGCAATGGCATTATCTGGCTGGGAACCTATAAACAGGGAGTTAGCTATTCAAATAGTAATATTGTAATGTTCCCGCTTTATCGTCACCAGGAATCGAATGTAAAAAGCCTTCCATATGATGATGTTAACCGGTTTGCCGAAGATAAATCCGGTAATATATGGATTGGAACCAATGGCGGGGGATTGATCTATTTTGACAGGAAGTTAAAAACTTTTAAACAGTACCTGCATGATCCGCATAATAAAAACAGCCTGAGTAGTAACGTAATTGTAAGCTTGTGCATCGATCACGAGAATATTCTATGGATCGGGACCTACTTTGGCGGCCTCAACAGCTTCGACGGTAAGCAGTTCACACACTACAGGCATAGTGATAATGATTCTTTCAGTTTGGCAAATGATAATGTGTGGGAAATATTTGAGGACCGGGAGCAACATTTGTGGATAGGCACATTGGGTAGCGGTTTAGATATTTTTGACCGGACCACCAACCGGTTTATACATAAGCCCTACAAAGGAGGTGTGCAGAACGCTTTTCCTTTTGACTATGTTTCCGCTATTCTGCAGGATAAAAAAGGTAATTTATGGGTGGGCTCTTCCGGGGGGATCGTCGTTTTTGAAAAAGATAAAAGTAACCAGGCAATAAATCAGGATGCGGTCATCAGGAACGGTTTAAGTAATAAGAGTGTTATCTGTTTTATGGAAGACAGCAAGGGGCGGATTTGGGCAGGAACGCGGGAGGGTTTGAATTTGTACAATGAGCAAACAAAACGGTTTCAGTCATTTACAACAGCGGATGGGCTTCCCGATAATATGATATTGAACATTCTGGAAGACAGCCATCAGACGCTTTGGATCTCCACTCCCAATGGGTTATGTAATATCATTCCCAAACAAGACAAAGCGGGTCTTGTTTTTTCTGCCATTAGTTATGATGAAACGAACAACCTGCAGAACCGTGAATTCAATGACAATGCAGCACTCAGAACAAGCGCAGGCGAACTGATCTTTGGAGGACCTTCCGGGTTTAATATTATTAACCCTTCTACCATTAAGCAAGCATTTTACCGGCCTACAATCATTTTAACCGGTTTGCAAATATTAAATAATACCATTGAGCCGGGAGAATTGATCAATAACCGTGTATTGTTGCAGCAATCTTTGTCGCGACTTGAAAGTATTGATCTGAAGTACAAGGAAAATGTTTTCTCGGTTGAGTTTGCCTCGTTGGATTTTGGGCACAGTGCCCGCAATAAGTATGCGTACATGCTGGAAAGGTTTAATTCTGACTGGTTGTATGTGGATGGCACCCAGCGAAGAGTGACTTATACGAATCTCAATCCTGGCCATTACGTACTTAAAGTAAAAGTTTTGAGTGGGGATGGTTTATGGAGTGACGTAAAGGCCTTGCAGATAAATATTGAGCCCCCATTCTGGCGAACGCCCGTTGCCTATATTATTTATGTATTGATCGGCGCAGGGTTGTTCTTGCTTGCCCGACGCATTACATTAGACAGGATACATATGCGCTATGAAATGCGACAGCAGCGCAGGGAAGCAGAAAGGGCTAATGCACTGGAGCAGTTAAAGACGAAATTCTTTACTAATGTAAGCCATGAGTTCCGTACACCGTTGAGCCTCATCATTGCTCCACTAGACAAGATCATTAAGCAGGCTACCGATGAAGATCAGAAAAAACAGTTGAACCTGGTGCAAAGGAATGCAAAACGCTTGTTGAACCTGGTGAACCAATTGCTCGATTTCAGGAAGATGGAGGTGCAGGAAATTAAATTACATCCTGCCATAGGCGATATCATCGGTTTCAGCAAGGATATCAGTCATTCATTCAGCGATATTGCAGAAAAAAAGGGCATTCAGTTCTCGTTCTCCGCTAATATTGACAAGCTGGAAATCTACTTCGACAAGGATAAAATGGAGAAGATCTTATTCAACCTGCTTTCCAATGCGTTTAAATATACAGCGGATAACGGTATGGTGAGTGTACATCTTTTGTATAACCTACCTGTAAACGAAGAAGGTGATGGTTCCCTGGCTATAGAAGTAAAAGATACAGGCATTGGAATTCCAGCAGATCAGCACGATAAAATATTCGAAAGGTTTTTCCAAACCGACGTACCGGCCGATATGGTGAACCAGGGAACGGGTATTGGCCTGGCCATTACAAAGGAATTTGTGAAGTTACACAGCGGGATCATAACGGTAAAAAGTGAGCCGGAGAAAGGTACTTGTTTCACGGTTTTGCTGCCTGCCAAAAAAATAGGGGAATCTTTAACCCGCAGCACCACCCAACCCATACCGGCCGGAGAGACCGAGGAACTGCTATTGGAAGAAAGCCAAAAGAGCGGGAAGAGAAAAACGATCTTATTAGTAGAAGATAATGAAGACCTACGGTTTTATTTAAAAGATAACCTGAAAGCGCAATACCATGTTGAAGAAGCCGTGAATGGAAAAGAAGGTTGGGAAAAGGTAAAACTGCTGAATCCGGACCTGGTCGTGAGCGATATTATGATGCCTTTAATGGATGGAGTTGACCTGGCGAGGAAAATTAAAACCGAAACCCTTACTGCCCATATCCCGGTCATCCTGCTTACAGCTATGGGAAGTGAGGAAAAACAACTGGAGGGTTTGAAAGTGGGAGTGAATGATTATATCACCAAACCTTTTACTTTTGAAATACTGGCTTCCCGGATCAGGAACCTGTTGACGCAGCAAATGATTTTGCAGAAAAGGTTCCGGACGCAAATTGACGTCAATCCATCGGAAATAACGGTAACTTCTGTCGACGAAAAATTCCTGCAACAGGCGCTGGAGCTTGTTGAAAAACACATGGATAACCCTGCCTTTTCTGTAGAAGAATTTAGCCGGGATATGTTTATGAACCGTGTTACCCTGTATAGAAAGATCCATTCGCTTACCGGTAAGTCGCCCCTGGAGTTTATCCGTTCCATCCGTTTGAAAAGGGCTGCCCGGTTATTGGATAAAAGCGGCCTGTCAGTTGCCGAAATAGCCTACGAGGTAGGGTTCAATAACCCCAAGGTCTTTACTAAATCTTTTAAAGAGGAATTTAAAATTACCCCCTCTCAATATGCCGCGAATAAAAATGATCAGGGTGCTTAA
- a CDS encoding RagB/SusD family nutrient uptake outer membrane protein, translating to MKKINLYIAVITLLSLAACNKSFLDTEDVTSISDQNFYKTPNDAYKALVGVYDGMQRVWAGGMAVPLAAEIMSDNAFGGAGNADGYGIQMVDEFDKQRSPSDQNMFEGDWKDYYKAIYRANMLLTHLDQVEWKGQGALRNIYEAEARFIRANCYFDMVRLWGHVPLLTKPSTENVAQAEPDSVYRLIADDLKFAVANIPAVKYTAQAPATYGRVTKWAAASLLGRVFLYYTGYYNKPDLAGVVSKPQALAYVEDVIANGGFGLVDNFANLWPAASLNNYVGEDNKETVFAIKYTYTSDWNGNVDGNNWLVMFGIRVQNIYPYGLGWGGGTVNPKLWNAYGANDSRRVATIISISDENLDFKNLKDQREYTGYYMKKYTPMADAAGKSLAEKMGGVSFQISQYQDYVSIRYADVLLMAAELGSPNAQSYFDAVRQRALGGSFVQIPVSGQNIMNERRLEFAGEGLRYWDLLRQGLPVASSAIAESVTLQNGGVNTLKTISAAKVTETKGLAQIPYSQITLSNQVLKQNAGW from the coding sequence ATGAAAAAAATAAATCTATATATCGCGGTCATTACTTTGTTGTCGCTGGCTGCCTGTAATAAAAGCTTTCTGGACACGGAAGATGTAACAAGTATTTCGGATCAGAATTTTTATAAAACTCCCAACGATGCCTATAAGGCGCTGGTGGGGGTATATGATGGAATGCAACGAGTATGGGCGGGCGGCATGGCGGTGCCACTGGCGGCAGAAATCATGTCGGACAATGCATTTGGCGGCGCCGGTAATGCAGACGGTTATGGCATTCAAATGGTGGACGAGTTTGATAAACAACGTTCGCCCAGTGATCAAAATATGTTTGAGGGAGACTGGAAAGATTATTATAAGGCTATCTACCGCGCCAATATGTTGTTAACGCATCTTGACCAGGTGGAATGGAAAGGGCAGGGGGCTTTGCGCAATATCTATGAGGCTGAAGCCAGGTTCATTCGCGCCAACTGTTATTTTGATATGGTAAGGTTGTGGGGACATGTTCCGCTGCTTACCAAGCCTTCCACTGAAAATGTTGCGCAGGCGGAACCTGATAGTGTTTACCGGCTTATTGCTGATGACCTGAAATTTGCTGTGGCGAATATTCCGGCAGTAAAATATACCGCCCAGGCGCCTGCTACTTATGGAAGGGTGACGAAATGGGCTGCTGCGTCCTTACTCGGCCGTGTATTTCTTTACTATACCGGTTATTACAATAAACCGGATCTGGCAGGTGTCGTTTCCAAACCGCAGGCACTGGCTTACGTGGAAGATGTAATTGCGAATGGGGGATTTGGTTTGGTAGACAATTTTGCCAATCTCTGGCCTGCAGCTTCGCTGAATAATTATGTAGGAGAAGATAATAAGGAAACTGTTTTTGCTATCAAATACACGTATACGAGCGACTGGAATGGCAATGTGGATGGCAATAACTGGCTGGTGATGTTTGGCATCCGGGTTCAGAATATTTATCCTTATGGCCTGGGATGGGGAGGCGGAACGGTGAATCCCAAACTTTGGAATGCTTATGGAGCGAACGACAGCCGCCGGGTTGCTACCATTATTTCCATTAGCGATGAAAACCTTGACTTCAAGAACTTAAAAGACCAGCGGGAATACACGGGGTATTATATGAAGAAATACACTCCGATGGCCGATGCTGCGGGTAAAAGTCTGGCCGAAAAAATGGGTGGGGTCAGCTTCCAGATCAGCCAGTACCAGGATTATGTTTCTATCCGCTATGCCGATGTGTTGTTAATGGCTGCTGAACTGGGGTCGCCCAATGCGCAGTCCTATTTTGATGCGGTACGGCAGCGAGCGTTGGGGGGCAGTTTTGTTCAGATCCCTGTAAGCGGTCAAAACATTATGAATGAAAGGAGATTAGAATTTGCAGGAGAAGGGCTTCGCTACTGGGACCTGCTTCGCCAGGGTTTACCTGTGGCTTCTTCCGCCATTGCTGAATCAGTGACGCTTCAAAACGGTGGTGTGAATACACTAAAAACAATTTCAGCAGCAAAAGTTACTGAAACAAAAGGGCTGGCGCAAATACCTTATTCACAAATCACTTTATCAAATCAAGTGTTGAAACAAAATGCAGGATGGTAA
- a CDS encoding zinc-binding alcohol dehydrogenase family protein encodes MKKDHAIIAIKRIGICGTDLHAYQGTQPYFTYPRILGHELSGTLIEFDNAPGFNVGEAVTFIPYFNCGHCIACRSGKPNCCVSIQVFGVHIDGGMCEYVQVPSYALVHGESLTYDELALVEPLAIGAHGIRRAGVEKDDFVLVIGAGPIGIGAMEFARIAGGKVIAMDVSDDRLAFCSRRVGIEHVINPLHGDAMEWLSTYTNGDMASVVIDATGNLKAINAGINYLAHGGRYVLIGLQKEAFSFSHPEFHKRESTLMSSRNATRQDFEHVVAAMKKGWVDPTAYITHRTPFDHVIRDFESWLQPETQVIKAMVSIDH; translated from the coding sequence ATGAAAAAGGACCATGCCATTATTGCGATAAAGCGCATAGGGATATGTGGTACTGACCTTCATGCTTACCAGGGAACACAACCTTATTTTACCTATCCCCGTATACTGGGGCACGAACTGTCGGGAACGCTGATCGAATTTGACAATGCGCCCGGATTTAATGTGGGAGAAGCTGTAACATTTATCCCTTACTTTAATTGCGGACATTGTATTGCCTGTCGTTCGGGTAAACCCAACTGCTGTGTGAGCATACAGGTCTTTGGTGTGCATATCGACGGAGGCATGTGTGAGTATGTACAGGTGCCTTCTTATGCGCTTGTACATGGAGAAAGTCTTACATACGATGAACTGGCATTGGTAGAACCGCTGGCTATCGGGGCACATGGTATCCGAAGGGCTGGCGTGGAAAAAGATGATTTTGTACTGGTCATAGGGGCAGGCCCTATTGGCATTGGCGCCATGGAGTTTGCCCGTATTGCCGGTGGGAAAGTAATAGCGATGGATGTAAGCGACGACCGGCTGGCCTTTTGCAGTCGCCGGGTAGGTATTGAGCATGTCATCAACCCACTGCACGGTGATGCTATGGAGTGGTTAAGCACTTATACTAATGGCGATATGGCCTCTGTAGTGATTGATGCTACCGGCAACCTGAAGGCCATTAATGCTGGTATCAACTACCTGGCCCATGGCGGTCGCTACGTGCTGATAGGGTTGCAAAAAGAAGCTTTCAGTTTCAGTCATCCTGAATTTCACAAGCGTGAATCTACTCTAATGAGCAGCCGCAATGCGACAAGGCAGGATTTTGAGCATGTGGTAGCTGCGATGAAAAAAGGATGGGTAGATCCTACAGCCTATATTACACACCGAACGCCATTCGACCATGTAATACGGGATTTTGAAAGCTGGTTACAGCCGGAAACACAGGTGATCAAAGCCATGGTCAGTATTGATCATTAA
- a CDS encoding SusC/RagA family TonB-linked outer membrane protein — MKSIKTVRLRTLLLCIFSVFLFLANLTAFAQTDKLAGRVTSQRTAAPVSAATVTVKNTDRTTMTDQDGKFTIKASAGEVLLISSIGFTTREVTVGTGDLNIQLQEAENQLEGVLVIGYGIQKKKLVTGANLQVKGEDIQKQNTTNAFQALQGQASGVQVTSSSGQPGDGFNVIIRGKGTIGNFGPLVVVDGVQGVNLNSINPADIESIDVLKDAASAAIYGSQAANGVILVTTRSGKQNQKAQITLDAYYGVQNVARKAQLLDAKGYATIMNEQAVNSGKIPYFTNEEIDKLPVNTNWMDQMFVKDVPTQNYVLGATGGNGGSTYSTSLGYTSQGGIVGGKNMSFYERYTFKINSEHNLYQNIIKLGEHLTFNNVNNHGIQTGGQYNNTLRAAFSTSPFLPMYDASGDFFRSDSLPWNPGKVGDPQWDNGTSNPYAAMYYGSNGRNKNQGLFGDAYLQVEPIKGLRFRTSLGLNYWSNQSRGFTPPYHLSVFSRVDTSTVYQSMGTGQTLQFDNTLTYDFKIASDHSFSVMAGSSALKTKGSGLSGNNWDLRVLDLQHAYLDVAQDRSAQSNHLSASGAPFESALMSYFGRLQYNFQEKYLFGASFRADASSNFAPGHRWGYFPSVSAGWIASRESFMQTINGLDFLKLRATWGQVGNQSIPGYQYLSLISFNQAGYSFGPVEGINVQGAWPSSLGNPGIKWETSEQLNIGFDATLMKNLNVTFDYYIKKTRDWLISVPVLATSGVETVTINGGDVKNTGVELALNYRNSIGKNFNYSIGANGSYNKNTIGNIPTQDHIIHGNTNVLFANALEFYRAQNGLPVGYFWGLKTAGVFQTEEEVNAYRGKSGNPVQPGAKPGDLRYVDLNGDGVIDNEDRTKIGDPNPDFIFGFNVSLDYKGFDFLVQASGVAGNQLVQSWRGPGGRGNYSAEILERWTGPGSSNRIPRVTEEGTNWAQFSDLYVYDGSYLRISTITLGYDFARLAKKSYLNKVRLYASVLNAFTFTKYNGMDPEVGHNEGFSSGVDVGYYPRPRTIMVGANIRF, encoded by the coding sequence ATGAAATCAATCAAAACGGTTCGCTTGCGAACCCTGCTGCTATGCATTTTTTCTGTATTCCTATTCCTGGCAAACCTGACTGCTTTTGCCCAAACCGATAAGCTGGCGGGCAGGGTGACCAGTCAACGTACGGCAGCGCCGGTGTCGGCGGCCACCGTTACTGTAAAAAATACCGATCGAACTACTATGACGGACCAGGATGGAAAGTTTACGATCAAAGCATCGGCCGGTGAGGTGCTGTTGATCAGCTCTATAGGTTTTACTACCCGGGAAGTAACTGTTGGAACCGGTGACCTGAACATTCAGTTGCAGGAAGCTGAAAATCAATTGGAAGGTGTATTGGTGATCGGCTACGGTATTCAAAAGAAAAAATTAGTGACCGGCGCCAACCTGCAGGTAAAAGGGGAGGACATTCAAAAGCAAAATACCACCAACGCCTTCCAGGCCTTACAGGGTCAGGCTTCAGGGGTACAGGTCACTTCCTCTTCCGGTCAACCAGGCGATGGTTTCAACGTGATCATCAGGGGTAAAGGCACCATCGGCAATTTTGGACCGCTGGTAGTGGTGGATGGTGTTCAGGGGGTGAACCTGAATTCCATCAATCCTGCGGACATTGAATCTATTGATGTTTTAAAGGATGCCGCTTCAGCGGCTATCTACGGTTCGCAGGCTGCCAATGGTGTGATCCTCGTTACAACAAGATCTGGAAAACAAAATCAGAAAGCGCAGATCACGCTGGATGCTTACTATGGTGTTCAGAATGTGGCCAGGAAAGCCCAGTTATTGGATGCAAAAGGGTATGCGACCATTATGAATGAGCAGGCTGTTAATTCGGGTAAGATTCCTTATTTCACGAATGAAGAGATTGATAAGCTGCCGGTGAATACGAACTGGATGGATCAAATGTTTGTAAAGGATGTTCCCACACAAAATTATGTGTTGGGCGCCACGGGCGGAAATGGCGGATCTACGTATTCGACCTCGCTGGGTTATACCAGCCAAGGCGGTATTGTTGGCGGTAAAAATATGTCGTTTTATGAACGCTATACTTTCAAAATTAACTCTGAGCATAATTTATACCAGAACATCATCAAGCTGGGTGAGCATCTTACCTTCAACAATGTAAATAATCACGGTATTCAAACGGGGGGGCAGTACAATAATACTTTGCGGGCTGCTTTTTCTACCTCCCCATTCCTGCCCATGTACGATGCTTCAGGTGATTTCTTCCGATCAGACAGTTTGCCCTGGAATCCTGGAAAGGTAGGTGATCCGCAGTGGGACAATGGTACCTCCAATCCGTATGCTGCCATGTATTATGGTTCTAATGGCAGGAACAAAAACCAAGGATTGTTTGGTGATGCTTATTTGCAGGTGGAACCCATTAAGGGTTTACGGTTCCGCACAAGCCTGGGTTTGAATTACTGGAGTAACCAGAGTCGTGGATTTACGCCTCCTTACCATCTTTCTGTTTTTTCACGGGTTGATACCTCCACGGTGTATCAGTCAATGGGTACTGGTCAAACGCTTCAATTTGATAATACATTGACCTATGATTTTAAGATAGCGAGTGACCATAGTTTCAGTGTGATGGCCGGCAGTTCGGCCTTGAAAACCAAGGGATCCGGTCTGTCTGGTAATAACTGGGACCTGCGTGTGCTCGATTTGCAGCATGCTTACCTGGACGTTGCGCAGGACCGGTCTGCGCAATCCAATCACCTATCGGCAAGTGGTGCTCCTTTTGAGTCGGCATTGATGTCGTACTTTGGCAGGCTTCAATACAATTTCCAGGAAAAATACCTGTTCGGTGCGTCGTTCCGCGCTGATGCATCGTCCAATTTTGCGCCAGGCCATCGCTGGGGTTACTTCCCTTCGGTGTCGGCAGGCTGGATTGCATCCAGGGAATCTTTTATGCAAACAATCAACGGCCTTGATTTCCTGAAACTCCGGGCCACCTGGGGACAGGTAGGTAATCAAAGTATACCGGGGTATCAATATTTGTCGCTGATCAGCTTTAACCAGGCTGGTTATAGTTTTGGTCCTGTAGAAGGTATCAATGTGCAGGGCGCGTGGCCAAGCAGTCTTGGCAATCCCGGTATAAAATGGGAGACATCTGAGCAATTGAATATTGGTTTTGATGCCACCCTGATGAAAAACCTGAACGTTACTTTTGATTATTACATTAAGAAAACCAGGGACTGGTTGATCAGTGTACCTGTTCTTGCTACTTCCGGCGTTGAAACTGTAACGATCAATGGTGGTGATGTAAAGAATACCGGGGTTGAGCTGGCGCTGAATTATCGAAACAGCATTGGCAAAAATTTTAATTATTCCATTGGCGCCAACGGTTCGTATAATAAGAATACCATTGGCAATATTCCTACCCAGGATCATATCATTCATGGCAATACCAATGTTTTGTTTGCTAATGCGCTGGAATTCTATAGGGCACAAAACGGCTTGCCTGTTGGCTATTTCTGGGGTTTAAAAACGGCCGGCGTGTTCCAAACGGAAGAAGAAGTAAATGCTTACAGAGGTAAGTCAGGTAATCCCGTTCAGCCTGGCGCCAAACCTGGTGATCTTCGCTATGTTGATCTGAATGGAGATGGCGTGATCGATAATGAAGACAGAACCAAGATCGGGGATCCCAATCCTGATTTTATTTTCGGATTTAATGTATCGCTTGATTATAAAGGATTTGATTTCCTGGTGCAGGCATCGGGAGTAGCCGGCAACCAATTGGTGCAATCATGGAGAGGTCCGGGGGGCCGTGGTAATTATTCTGCTGAGATACTGGAGCGCTGGACAGGGCCCGGGTCATCGAATAGAATTCCCAGGGTAACGGAAGAAGGTACTAACTGGGCTCAATTCTCCGACCTGTATGTATATGATGGCAGCTATCTGCGGATCAGCACCATTACACTGGGTTATGATTTTGCCAGGCTTGCGAAAAAAAGTTACCTGAACAAAGTAAGATTGTATGCCTCTGTATTAAATGCCTTTACGTTCACCAAATACAATGGAATGGATCCTGAAGTTGGTCACAATGAAGGGTTTTCTTCGGGGGTAGATGTGGGTTATTATCCCAGACCAAGAACGATCATGGTTGGTGCAAACATCCGTTTTTAA